The Arachis duranensis cultivar V14167 chromosome 9, aradu.V14167.gnm2.J7QH, whole genome shotgun sequence genomic sequence tcatgttaggattttcttaattaatataatttgaggtatttcagacttatgattgttttctctaatttatgttattgatgcttgggctctatccaaattatttttattcaagtagattttattcccttttggctttggttgattaattggtaactcttgagttgtcaaactcagcattggttgaaattggcagattctaattgatctagatcgctctaaagctagtcttcccacagggattgactaggacttgaggatcaaactaattagtccacttgaccttcctttgtttaataaaggttaactaagtgggattaaaactcaattctcatcacacctgataaggataactaggataggacttccaaatTCTCATATCtggccaagagtttattttacagttatatatttattttacctgtcaattaacatacttcttccttactttcaaaacccccaatttacaagactcataaccaatcCGCGTCACAAGCGCCGGACAACTTATCCtgatcagccaaatatcttatcttttcttccccaaatctaaatcttttctttcccttcgtatttcttccttccttcctttctttttctttctctttttttcctttcaattggtattaaaaatttatttgggtcattattttgatTGTGGATTGTTAAAAAATtgcttgacaattatatattatttttttaagggtgcttgcatgttcaatttaatattttccataccttatttaatatgcatgctttgtgtttgtgaaaaagcccgtatgacATTGTGCATTCTTAATTATTCTATCCGTCTACTCTAAtacctgtttttcacaaaactcttttcaatattttattaattaaatataattgtcaatacaaacgttattgttagtttctcatgactaataatacattaagACTTTTAACGCTTGATTtacgctactcatgcctttgctagcatgccaataaacatcttgcatttaattgcctcaatttatcatgcccTGTTTCCATTGTTATCCTAATTTCATGAAGTCGCGACCATATGTTAAtgacattcttctttattttggcaTGATTATTACTCGTACTGCCCTCTCTCTTGCTCTAtacctttgacttcatgtccctttctcttctcccttttcaggatggccaccaggaagggTTAAAAGAAAGACTCTACAACGAGCAccggctgaggaaccacaacccccgccacctgcacatctttgcatgcaccgaggacggtgcaatctttaagtgtggggaggtcgataccgatctccacgggttagttagtccccTTCTcaataccaatttttttttgttcttcagtgttgcatttgcatatttgtttgattttgtgcatattttaccacttggttgaagtaacattttctttttcaagaaaatttttatagtatttcactaatttaaattaaaaactttttgaaaaaatttgtatgaagaaatattattttggagcatagtttagagctcgaacacacaaaaccagtgaaattttgagcctatttgattggttgcattttatcaaccaatattttatttttggtgtgtgtttttccctctaaaattgtgatctttgtcttgcttaattctatatttccattatttgatgtatgcatgcacttatatgattgagaccttatttcactgagcttacatacccatatggccttacccttttattatcctttgcaaaccaatgttgagcctattatacccctttgttctttactttagctcatcactaactctaagcggaaaacaataatgtccttaatttgaatccttgattagcttagactagtgaaagtgctcatgaattaagtgtggagaaagtgggtttggaaacgtttggtttgggaattgagtatgttagactttgtatgaaaatgtgaaaaatgttaagaacatattattgcattcaatactttaatcatatgcatcgagaaaaataaaagaaaaataataaaaaaagaagaagagaaaaataaaaagaaaaaaagtgaaaaagaaaagaaaaaaaagcaaataataaaaggagacaaaatgccccaaagtaagtgttggtatcaatgcatatgtactgaactcaaatttagaatgcatgaatatgtggaaaatacagttaatgggtagttcTTGATTTTctattacatggattgtcttaagttaggtgggaaaagtttaagttaattaaggattcagattttagtccacttgaccaaatacaatcctaccttgaccctaaccccattacaacccttaaaagacctcttgatttgtgtattggtgcattaaatttttgttgattgttagatgaagagcaagctatagaaagcaagattagtagagaattgagagaattgaccctagacacttgagagttagaatgatatacactaccagtaagggttcagtgcttaattctatattccctgctttcatgagctatcttcttcttgcaagttatttgtattgtattttgtgatttgaattagtgaaatccagttcatactTGTTCTTGAAAGAATTATTTGCTTTTTCACCAAGAAGGTAGAATCAgctttgcatgtagttgcattcacattcataggttgcattgcatgaatcttgcctttccctactcatttatttagtctccttgagtttagcatgaggacatgctaatgtttaagtgtggggaggttgataaaccactattttatggtttatattgtgttttattgagtggttttatcaagcttctcacccacttattcatatgatttgcatgtatttacaattccttcctaaaaatatcctatgataataacttgcttcctaaggacctttttgttgtatatttttatcttccttcgtaccattcgatgccttgatctgtgtgttaagtgtttcaggcttcataagggtaggaatggcttagagaatgaagaggaagcgtgcaaaaatggaaggaacacaagtgacgcgttcgcgtgcctgacgcgaccgcgcggactggaagctgcacgaatgacgtgaatgcgtggacgacgcacaCGCATGGTAcgaaaaatgctgagtgacgcgatcgcatggacgacgcggccgcgtgatgtgcacgatctgcaaaattacaaaagtcgctggtaGAGATTTTGGGCCACATTTCGACTCAGTTTTCGGcctagaaacacagattaaagtcagggaacatgcagagactcaaggaAGGAATTCATATcagatcataattcaattttaggttttagatgtagtttttagagagagaggttctctcctctctcttaggatttaggattaggattcctcttaaaggatttaggatttcgactcttcatcaggttcaatattccttttactttatatttctcttttacttccagatgctttaatgcttgtattacttatgttgcctatttggcttatgaacttttcatgttaggattttcttaattaatataatttgaggtttttcagacttatgattgttttctctaatttatgttattgatgcttgggctctatccaaattattttcattcaagtagattttattcccttttggctttggttgattaattggtaactcttgagttgtcaaactcagcagtggttgaaattggcaaattctaattgatctagatcgctctaaagctagtcttcccacagggattgactaaGACTtaaggatcaaactaattagtctacttgactttcctttgctttagtaaaggttaactaagtgggattaaaacccaattctcatcacacctgataaggataactaggataggacttctaatttatcatatcttgccaagcgtttattttatagtcatttatttatttttcttgtcaattaaattacttgttcaacccttttaaaaatcccaaaatatacctttgcataaccaataataagaacatacctccctacaattccttgagaagacgacccgaggtttgaatacttcggtttataaatttattgggttttgttacttgtaacaaccaaaacgtttgtacgaagggattttctgttggtttagaatctatactcacaacgcgactatatttttacaaattctttactagcaaaaatcctaacgtcacatATATATCAttacaactcctatccctctctaTAGAAATATAATAACAAATGCAAGGAAAAACCTATaactaatatataaatatacaacaCAACCAGAGGCGTAGAAGAAACTCCATAAAAATCCAAGTCCGTCCTGAAAAGAGAAGTCTGTAgaggtgagaacctaaccataCGGTCTCATCAGAGAAGTTCAGAATTGTTATAAGAGGATACGTataaagaaatgaaggaatttcAAACGTAAATGATTATCGCTCATCTTatgaatctttttttaaaatcaataattatccaaaatctaattttatattttaatttataaaaagactcaattaaatataatatccAAAAAACTTCACTACATACTAACGAACTATTCCAACTAGACTTACTCATAATTCAACTAATCACGACCTCTAGCCCAAAATAAAGTCAAAATCATGGCCTCTGGCCTAGCATATAATCAATTCATTGCCTCTGGCCCAACATATAATCAATTCATGGTCTTCGACCTAACATATAATCAAATCGTGGCTTCCAGCCCAACATATAACCAAATCACCGCCTCCGACCAATTGTATAATCAAATCACACTCAAACCACCATAATCCAAACCAACCAGTCACAATCACAAGTAATGAAGTTCAAACACAATCTAGAGCAATTACAACAAGTATGGTAATTAGTagttaaacaaaaatattcacATAAGCAAAGTAAATACAATATGcatacccaaacaatgtcacataaatgcatatgatgcatgcatgtcctactggccatgagctcacgtgtcagTTATCTTGCCAGAACTCGATACATCTGATAGATAACTCGAATATTATCTCTCGTGTGTATTCAGGGATATAGTGACCGCCAACTCTCGGGATATAGTGCCTGCCACACCGCTAGAATATAGTACCCGCCatactcttgggatatagtacCCGCCCCTCTCAGGATATAGTGTCCACCACACTTCTACACACCAAGAGAATTTATTAtcaaggatatagtgcccgacACACTTTCGAGATATCGTGCCTGGTACACTTTTCTCAATTGGAATATAATCCCCATGCACGCTCTCGAGATATAGTGCCCGGCACACTTTTCAATCATAATCACTTCGTAGGCTAATGTACCAAAATTTCATAAtcctcaatttcaatttcattcttaaGTTGAAAACGTTTTCAAAGGACCTATAAATCATTCCATTTTgctaaattaaattcaaatacttCAACTTTTCTAAAATGTCTCAAAACTTTTTTTCAAAGAGTCAAAAACTCCTTTATTCTCAAATACACATTTACAtcactttattttaattaaaatcctcaaaacataattctttaaattaaatcatttcATTAAAACTCATTTTTACGTTAACCAACCCCCCAACTAACTTCAAAACCATTTAAAGTTTAAATCTCTTTCAGAAGACTAAAAAATCATCCTGTTTGCAATTCAAAATCTTAACTGAAACAACATAACCATTTATTCTTTAATAATACGTTAAAATTTGctaaaatacctcaaaacaTACTCTTTTCTTTagtaaaaatcaaaatcaaataaaatagttctttaatcaaattaaccaaaataaaacTTCCAACTTCTCATAAAAATTTCTGTAGCATCTTCTTTAAAATTCGAACTATTGCCATCCTTCAAGGGTCCCATCCAAACCATTTCTCAAACCCttctcaaccatttttgaaTGTCAAACCATATCAAACATCAAATCATCTTTAATattaaatcatttttaatatcaaatcatttttcaatcttttacaatgggttcaaaaccaaatcatttctcaataaaacaaacaaatcaTATTTCCAAATCAAGCTTTCATTAACTACCACAATACCAATTCAATAATCAGAAATAGCTACAATCCAACCATAGTCATAACAACTTTAACCAAGCACAAAACCTAACTCCTTTCGTCAATTACTCATCACGTTTCACTTTCCCAATCAATACACTATTATCAGGCAACCACTTCAGCAACAACCAAATAAACATCTTCAATCAATTAATAACCAACCAAGCAAGAAATTATATTCAAGACAACTCAATTCAATCCACAAACTtacgaaattaaaaaaaatatacttttcacATTAATATCGACTTGTAATAATTCTTGAAAGTAAAATGAGTTTAAGAAAAAATTCTTAACTCGAATAGTCAAAATTCGAAAGCTATAAAATACGTCAAAACCGCTTTTTCTCCCATCCCACAGCAGCGGCAACACTTTCGActgctcctgcagcagcagcGGCAAGACTTTTGATCGCTTCTGTAGCAGCAGCAAGCATCAAACACCACATCGCAAAATCCTCAACAAACTATAATAGAATGCTAAGGACGGaagttttaaaataagaaatttactGTACTCAGAAAAGAACCAAAGAATGCTGAAACAGCGAGTTCAGTGGCGACTTCCGTTGATGTCAACACCATTGTCCAGCAGCTAGAGGCGGGCGGAGCCCACAGCGACGGCGGCAACAGAACAGTGACCCAAACAACACCGTGTAACTCGCCGGTGACCATGGCAGTAGAAACAGCATCTCCTCTCTCCCACGCGAGCTCCTTGGTGGCGGCTGCAACCCACTACGATGATGACGATGCTTCCCACGGCAAGCCCTAGCAACGACAGTGACAACGGACCTTGGTGATGACGGCGACAGCGTCGAGGACGAAGCTGTCTTCTTCTTTGTCAcacatttctctctctctctgcgtCGTGCTCTCTCGTGCTCCCCTCCCTCCTCCTCGCGACAGCAGCAGTGATGGCCTAGCAGCGGTGGAGCGCGACGACGGCTTGGAAGCATCGGCATCCTCCTCGCTGGCGTCGTCTCCCCCTCTcctatcttcttctcctttgcaGCGCATCTCTccctcctttttttctttcctttttgtttgTGTGTGTGAAGAGGAGTGAGTATGAAATGAGTGATGGTGGAAAGAGAGTGTGTTAGGATTTTGGTTAAGGTAAGTTTGGGAATTATggtttgtatataaaattaggataataataaaatttgggaatattaataaaaattaagggatagagtataaatttaaaaccaaattaaatacaaaataattatctttgaAATAccatttaattatcaatttataaactattttcaattaaatactaattcaataaaaattggagataatcaaattgatttttttattcataaaataatacaaaaaatctaaatattcaaaattaatcataatcatcaaaaaatattatttaatttttaaaaatatgaattctTACCCTGTCTACTGAAAATTTGgacaaaattaagaaaaggcCATCAATTTTTGACCGACATATATCTTAGAATTTAAGTCTagtcaaaataagaaaaataatacataaaaaattagctttgataataaaattaaagagtaaagtatcgtttttgttctCAACATTTGGGGTAAGTCCTAAAGTTGTCTCTAACGTTTTAATCATTCTATTTAAATccttaacgtttcaaaattgactcaatgttgtcctgccgttaggaatccgttaacagaattgatggcaggacaaaattgagacgattttgaaacgttaggacaacattgagtcaattttaaaatgttaggaacttaaataggataattaaaatgttagggacaactttaagATTTATCCCAAACGTAGGgataaaaacaataatttactcaaaattaaatcaaaacaataaaatgccTTGGCTCTAGTATCATCGAAGTAATACATAAAGTTCATAACACGCAACAAAAGACAGTTTTAGGAATACATACAATTCAAATGATGTTGAAATAATAATACTATTTACTATAGTATAGGATTCTTTGATCATTTGGCTTTATGTAAAAGCCAAGTGGCTAAACATCTTCAAAATACgacatcttttcattttttgtagAGTGTTTATGttggttattattattgtggATTCTCAACCCATATATATGAGACTATTTACTTCAATGGATTCCACATTCTCACTGGTTATCTTCCCCTTTCTCCTATCATGAAGAATTCAATGTTATACTTTTCATTTGCTCTTCTTTATACTTTTCTCTTATCAACACATGTCTTAACTCATGAAATACCAAATAATGGTgagtcatttttttattttatttctttaacttTTGTAATGAGTTTTAGGataattatctaaatttttcaaattttaaaatatacataCTAGTCTTTAACATTTATCTTTATTAGACAATACAATCTCTCTCAAATTGATTCGAAtagtaaaatacaaaataaattttaaattattaaaaaattttaaaataatttctataaaactttaaaaatttaaacagtCATTTTAATTAAacgaattaaattaaaaaaagactGATTTGTCTAATATaagtaaattttaaagattgttttgggtattttaaaacttaaaagactAAAGcatctaatattaaaaattttagagattaatttaaataattactttcaatttaattttcaattttaaaagaatGATTGCAATTATAACTTACATTTTTCCTCTATTCACCAGAGGAGAGAATTCCTGCGCAAAATAACGATGCATGGCCTTATGAGTTAGAAGGTTCAACAAGTAACTCAATTGGTTATTATCTTCCCAGTGACTACTTTCAAGAAGCTAATCCTTCTTTGGTACCTAACGCTAAAAAGGGTCACTATACTACTCGTTTGATTGGCTATACTCCCAGTGACTATCAACTTGACAAAACAATGATAGATATTAATTTTCCGGGTGGTAGAATAAATTTCCCTTGGCCATTTTCAAGTTCTATGTTTGTGACACCAAAAACTGAAGCAAGCCCTCTTTATACTACTACTTCGACTAGTTACCATCCTGCCAATCAATATCCATCATACTTCGGAGATACTGGTGAGGATTTTTTTTTCCCCTCTTTTAATGTCTATCTTTTTTAGTACCTTAAATTTTTGACATAAGTGgtctaatttatttcaaaattgatgaataatgttaggaaattaatttttttcagccAATTTTAATCAAtgtgtttaaaattattttgtttatcttaaattatatactctaaattataaatctttaattctaaattttaaattataaattataaatctaaaaattttcaaaaaaaatttaagttaaaaaaataactcatgTTGGCTAACTAAAATTTGattccttatatatatatttttttaaaaataatcagAAGACTCTCTTATCATATATTAGCATACATTTTAGCCAATTTTACAACGTTATAAAAGTATATAACTTGTTTAAACTATTATTTGTGAAaatcattttatttatatatttttcaaaactaatgaaaaattcATTATTATTAGAAAACCCAATGTCTTATATTCTAGTCATATATTGGCTTAATATAAGTGGTTCATAATGGAATTTTAGGGAACGAAAAGCTACATATGTGTTTTATTGCTTCTTAAAGCATCAAGCAAGTTTAAAACTTTTATTGTGTATTGTTATCGTAAGATTTTTTAACTTGAATCCTCTAATTATTGTAACAAATAAAATTGCTGAATCAGAGAATCCTAAAAGTAGAAGAACGATGAGAAATCGTAAATTTATGATGGAGCCTTCGGAAGTTAATGAAAAGTTTACTCCTATTTTTCCAAGAAAGACTTCCAACATGATACATGGCGGTAAAGGATATGGAGACATTGATGAGGAGACAACAACCTAATACCAACCTATCAATCATATACATATGTaaccaaatatataataatatcgatATGGGGTGTCTTACGACTTATTTATATATGAACCTTACTATCTGGTTATTATGCTATGCATTTCTTTCTTGTCATCTCTGATTTGGTCATTAACCTAAATCAATATTTGATGTTATGAAATAAGTATggttttaatataaaattatttgctTGTtcgataataattttaatttaatcttgaaattttaattttagtatctCAGTCAAACATTAAAGCAATAACTGGATTTATAATGATGGATTTATCTAAAGAACAACTATAtatgacaaataaaattatcattttatcCAATACTTAATCAacactaaattttaaatattaaattttaaatcctaaatcttaataatacaaaataaagtGTTGGcctaaaatattaactaatattaataaaaaatacagttATATTACACATTTATCAACACATACGAAATGACCGCTCTTACCCAacgcttcttctcttcttcttcttcttctcacgcTCGTTTACGCACGGAGCGTCTTCTTCTTCgccttcttcctcctcttcctcctcattctcctccttctttttcacatcattcctccttctttttcacaTCATTTCTTCTTTACGTGTTTTCTCcttatcgtcattcttttgttgttattgctgtatttttttcttttcctccttctctctctggtgaagaagcagtagaaggtgaggatgaagagttttgaattgtgcagaaTAGAAATGAATCGAACATGTtattatggtgaaacaattaACATCTTTCTGTataatgaaccgaacatgtactcatggtgaaacaattgtataatattgagtgaacgaaacataatccattatataaaatcaaattcaaatagctTTCTGCATAACGAACCAaacacagtactcatggtgaaacaattgtataatactgagtgaacgaaatataatccattatataaaatcaaattcaaacagctctacctataatttacatattatcaattcaattcaattcaattcagtacATCTCCGTCCATtcatttcaattcaaattagcaattgcattccattcgattcgattcaaaattgaataatccaaactttgtcagtttgattcgtttcagaagaataatccaaatcgctctcattcaactgatttgaagttgTGTCATTCATTGTTTCGATTCAGAAGtgcagatcgaagaagaaaaacgaaaaagattCGGAAGAAGATAAATGCAACGTAACCAGATCGAAAGAAGAAAACGAGAAGATGAATGCGACCAGAGGAGAACGACGAAGGCAATACATATCAATAAGAAAAAATGCACGTTGACCAAAGCTTTAAGTTGCAGCACATTATATGTAGCGCGTGTATGACAAACGAGTAAGGGGGGAGAGAAGCACATCTAACCCATATTATTTGAATAACTTGGATACATTTTTTATATAGACATAAaacaatattataaaaaatattgacctcttaactatttttttatctaaagttttatgtaattaaataacATATCTTAGACACCCAACATCAACAACTATTAAACAAAgacaaatacaaataataacAGTGACAATATGTACATACtggaatttttttcttaaagaatgaaaaaattttattatttccaaaaagaaaataacccCCAATGTCCGGTTTACCGCGCAATAAATGGGACCCCTTCGTCGTTTATCTTGGTCAAACTtcttcaaatattatttttaccctatcttttttattttttctaattcataattttattattgtttaaatatttaatttagatattgttatgatataattatttaaaaagttagGTTAGATAATGTTacctaaaagtagtttttagttattataggaataattatttagatcatcagataataatgtataaaaataaatatttatattagatgagtgcatgattttaatttcaattttaatagagTGTATTTAAATTGTAGGTTATGAGGAAAATTAACTTATGTTTAAGATTAACAAGTGACCAACCAATACGTAGAGGGTAGAGGAtaggataaatattttttaattataatttaagtgCCATTACTTGACTATTTAGATTAGCTTAATGTGAtcgaaattttatttgaattttagtttaGATTTAGTACGtcatgattattttattttttatatttgaagtGTTACATAGCGTGTATCAATGGAGCACAATTTGCTAAGAGGCTATGAGGAGAATTTGTATAGACTAGATAGGATTGATCATATTGTTGGAAGGTTTAGACAactgatataaaatttaaattatgtatttattgcatataaaatttgtatttttgggAGCTTGAATTCTATATAAGTTTGTGTTTTTTAGCCTACTAAGATGTTAGACACTTGATGAAATAAATTAACATAGTCCAACAAGTTTGTTAGGTCATATTTCATACGAACATGCTTTGAACATGTGGCATACATGATTGAGTGAGATCATGATTGGACGTTGCTTGTTTTGATTAAGAGGTGACAGCGAAAGTCAAACACGTTTTATTTGCCTACATGAGTTGATTATTATCTTGCAGGATGTGGCTTATTAGTTAGAACTTCTGATTGATGGAGATCCTGCTTTAGTGGCTACATGACTAGCTGAGAGCTTTTCTATGAGGGACGGACCATAATGGAGTTATGCTAGCAGTTAATAAGAGCTGTAATAGGACCCACTGAGAAACAAGATCAGAATAAGTGGAGCATCAATATATCGTGGTTTAGAGATATGATATGCCAGGATTTGGAAGAGGACACAACGGATGAGCGATGAAAGCAGTACACCTGAGGGTATATCAAGCAGATCATAGTAGTATTTTGTATTTGGACATGTCTGACTGTCGAGTTCACAAAAGGTGGCTGCCACTATTGAAGGATCTAGATTGGTGTGGTCATCTATTTTGGGGTTTAATTGTGCTTGACTTTTCGTACTAGCAGACGTGTCGAACAATAAACTAAATGCAACAAAACTTAGGTGGATGTAGAGGTTTGCTTCTCTCTTGGACATATTATCATATCATTGCGTTTTTACCCCAAGAATTTGAAGAGTGAAAATTTCTTTTGTCCAGAATTATTTCtgcatttcttttctttgttttattgctctctaaagaaaagaaagtgtAACTTTTAACAATTCATAAAATTGTAGCTGGGTGGGACACAAGCTATCTTAGGGCTCTAAGGATACTAGACTTTGGAGTTGCAGAGGAGTTCTCAACAACATTGGGATAAATGACGTAGGTAatcaatatatttgtatataagtATAGacgtgttctttttttttttaccaattgCCTTGTTATTGATTGAATTTACATCACAACTTTGATTTGCGTCTGTCACAATAGTATTTGTGACGTATTTTTAGTGGGTGCATGTAGTGTTGGTTAATTTGGGAGACCAACAGAATCACGTTGTAGGCCACATACCACATGATCTACCTGTTTATACTCTGGATCCTCCATAGTTGCATCAACCAAAGGATGATGATCTGCCATAGGTGCGACCTCGAGGGGGGTGACGGGATA encodes the following:
- the LOC107495334 gene encoding uncharacterized protein LOC107495334; its protein translation is MKNSMLYFSFALLYTFLLSTHVLTHEIPNNEERIPAQNNDAWPYELEGSTSNSIGYYLPSDYFQEANPSLVPNAKKGHYTTRLIGYTPSDYQLDKTMIDINFPGGRINFPWPFSSSMFVTPKTEASPLYTTTSTSYHPANQYPSYFGDTENPKSRRTMRNRKFMMEPSEVNEKFTPIFPRKTSNMIHGGKGYGDIDEETTT